The Synchiropus splendidus isolate RoL2022-P1 chromosome 8, RoL_Sspl_1.0, whole genome shotgun sequence genome has a window encoding:
- the LOC128763502 gene encoding protein pop-1-like — MATVTIEQSSSSPEWTDFETDLDMVLSTMKSMFGELPSAPAPVEFLHSPENVLPELEQSGFTDGLNGTGTVTHDINPFQCGATTVPPYGGVLADHNVGAARAGFMSGTNMQPRCCQCPYGMRWLQFPPQFLVPQPDGPVAGALVSPMYLDNSMPYGFVNHQQGACFPCQKEQVPALEGGSVSSPGSFHNGKQCVRTKPCPEPSPQVLTSKRKRGVEPNGAYIRRPPNAFMVFMRENREIITRTLKPKHSVETNTILGEMWRKMSTDEQEIYYQKAMEERRIHAEKYPEWSSQDNYGKKVKRQRKKKSIIV, encoded by the exons ATGGCAACAGTCACAATAGAGCAGAGCAGTTCCTCACCTGAGTGGACGGACTTTGAGACGGACCTAGACATGGTCCTCTCGACTATGAAATCTATGTTTGGCGAGCTTCCATCTGCGCCTGCTCCTGTCGAATTTCTCCATTCACCCGAGAATGTCCTTCCTGAGCTGGAACAAAGTGGTTTCACCGATGGCCTCAATGGGACGGGGACGGTCACACACGACATCAACCCCTTCCAATGTGGAGCCACAACAGTGCCGCCATATGGAGGAGTCCTGGCAGATCACAATGTTGGGGCAGCACGCGCTGGTTTCATGTCAGGAACCAACATGCAGCCACGATGTTGTCAATGCCCATATGGGATGAGATGGCTGCAGTTTCCCCCTCAGTTCCTGGTGCCACAGCCAGATGGACCTGTGGCTGGTGCTCTTGTGAGCCCCATGTATCTGGACAACTCCATGCCGTATGGTTTTGTGAACCATCAACAAGGTGCTTGTTTCCCATGCCAG AAGGAGCAAGTACCAGCCCTGGAAGGTGGCAGCGTGAGTTCCCCAGGTTCTTT CCACAATGGCAAGCAGTGTGTCCGAACCAAGCCCTGCCCTGAGCCTTCACCTCAGGTCCTCACGTCCAA ACGCAAACGTGGTGTGGAACCAAACGGAGCCTACATCCGGAGACCACCCAATGCCTTCATGGTCTTCATGAGGGAGAACAGGGAGATCATCACTCGTACCCTAAAACCCAAACACAGCGTGGAGACCAACACCATCCTGGGAGAGATG TGGAGGAAAATGTCAACAGATGAGCAGGAGATTTATTATCAGAAGGCAATGGAGGAGCGAAGAATCCACGCGGAGAAATACCCGGAGTGGTCCAGCCAGGACAACTAT ggaaagaaggtcaagaggcagagaaagaaaaaaagcatcatcGTCTGA